Proteins co-encoded in one Erinaceus europaeus chromosome 2, mEriEur2.1, whole genome shotgun sequence genomic window:
- the SPMIP8 gene encoding sperm microtubule inner protein 8, whose amino-acid sequence MARIVDLVPWDDGCTHVYTAPVIPLPMERRQLNKLPGVKQQLYNPALPSLRRMDMDSIKGCLADEHSQSTTCCSKEEFDNAQFTLLGVPNKPLQCLDITTTGRSLRSKYCEGKLAPIAPGINRVDWPSFTHAIDDWSRFISSAGEFKLPCACNRVEGFSGYAVRYLKPEVTQTWRFCLNQNPSLDRYGQKPLPFESLNTFRRFGSLYSRVNYLSPWR is encoded by the exons ATGGCCCGCATCGTTGACCTGGTGCCCTGGGACGATGGCTGCACCCATGTGTACACGGCCCCTGTCATCCCACTCCCCATGGAGCGCCGCCAGCTCAACAAGCTGCCTGGGGTGAAGCAGCAGCTGTACAACCCGGCCCTGCCCAGCCTGCGCCGCATGGACATGGACTCCATCAAAGGCTGCCTTGCCGACGAGCACAGCCAGTCCACTACTTGCTGCAGCAAAG AAGAGTTTGACAATGCCCAATTCACACTCCTTGGCGTCCCCAACAAGCCCCTGCAGTGTTTG GACATCACGACGACCGGCCGGAGCCTGCGCAGCAAGTACTGCGAGGGGAAGCTGGCTCCCATCGCGCCGGGAATCAACCGAGTCGACTGGCCCTCCTTCACGCATGCCATAGATGACTGGTCCCGCTTCATCTCCTCTGCGGGCGAGTTCAAGCTGCCCTGCGCCTGCAACCGAG tggagggCTTCAGCGGCTACGCGGTGCGGTACTTGAAGCCGGAGGTCACCCAGACCTGGCGG TTCTGTCTCAACCAGAACCCCAGCCTGGACCGCTACGGACAAAAGCCCCTACCTTTTGAGTCTCT GAACACTTTCCGACGCTTCGGCTCACTCTACAG CCGTGTCAACTATCTGAGCCCCTGGCGCTAA